A region from the Bos indicus isolate NIAB-ARS_2022 breed Sahiwal x Tharparkar chromosome 14, NIAB-ARS_B.indTharparkar_mat_pri_1.0, whole genome shotgun sequence genome encodes:
- the LOC109568206 gene encoding serine protease 40-like isoform X2: MDITAAEGLGPGWKVACMLAVVLLCLHSLLPHTKVAGTTDGPPVSAVSSCGKTAVTGKIIGGKNTVDKRWPWQAGLLYQGMFICGASLISDYWVISAAHCFQMSHKPSDYKILLGYYQLEKPTSYSQLAAVYRLFIHADYNKHYYQESDITLLQLYRPAKFSDSIRTVCLPEVNIQLLDLILCWITGWGMVNDQELLPTPRTLQEAQVGFLDNSFCESILKPPETINQTIAIQDGMLCAADFLAGKSVCRILETSLPPCLDTLALPPTMAAPVGRQDFTLSTFWV; encoded by the exons ATGGATATCACGGCAGCCGAGGGCTTAGGGCCAGGCTGGAAGGTAGCCTGCATGCTAGCTGTTGTCCTGCTCTGCCTGCACTCACTCCTGCCGCACACCAAGGTGGCTGGGACCACAGATGGACCACCAGTGTCTGCCGTGTCAT CATGTGGGAAGACTGCCGTAACTGGGAAGATCattggtggcaagaatacagttGACAAACGCTGGCCTTGGCAAGCAGGTCTTCTCTACCAGGGTATGTTTATCTGTGGAGCTTCCCTCATCAGTGACTACTGGGTGATCTCAGCTGCCCACTGCTTCCAAAT GTCCCATAAGCCATCTGACTACAAAATCTTGCTGGGGTACTATCAACTAGAAAAACCTACTTCCTACAGTCAGCTGGCAGCAGTGTACCGACTCTTCATCCACGCTGACTATAACAAACACTACTACCAGGAGAGTGACATAACTCTCTTGCAGCTGTATCGGCCTGCAAAGTTTTCTGACTCCATCCGCACCGTCTGCCTCCCGGAAGTTAATATCCAGTTGCTCGATCTTATCCTCTGCTGGATAACCGGCTGGGGGATGGTCAATGACCAAG AGCTCCTACCTACTCCCAGAACACTGCAGGAAGCACAGGTCGGCTTTTTGGATAATTCATTTTGTGAATCGATTTTGAAACCGCCAGAAACGATCAACCAAACAATTGCTATACAGGACGGCATGTTGTGCGCTGCAGACTTCCTCGCAGGAAAGTCTGTCTGCCGA ATACTGGAGACCAGCCTTCCACCCTGCTTGGACACacttgcactcccaccaacaatgGCTGCTCCAGTTGGCCGCCAGGACTTCACACTGTCCACGTTTTGGGTTTAA